A section of the Acidimicrobiales bacterium genome encodes:
- a CDS encoding ABC transporter ATP-binding protein, with protein MKAIEIDDVGVRFTGAGGATVQALDGVSGTVPVGGFVSIVGPSGCGKSTLLDVVAGLRRPTTGRALVGDRVVTAPSRDVGVVFQEDSTLPWKTVAGNVAFALKAAGWPKAQRAARIAEMVRLVGLQGFEDAYPATLSGGMRQRVAIARTLALAPSVLLMDEPFGALDPQTRLMVGTEVRRLWQATGTTVLFVTHDINEALLLSEQVWVMAFRPGRVIDVIDVDLDDRRDAAIASTPAFAALAARVWERLRAESVRGFLASTAGPA; from the coding sequence GTGAAGGCGATCGAGATCGACGACGTGGGCGTGCGCTTCACCGGCGCCGGCGGAGCGACGGTCCAGGCGCTCGACGGCGTGTCCGGGACGGTGCCGGTCGGCGGCTTCGTCTCGATCGTCGGCCCGAGCGGGTGCGGCAAGTCCACCCTGCTCGACGTCGTCGCCGGCCTGCGCCGCCCGACCACCGGCCGGGCCCTGGTCGGCGACCGGGTGGTGACCGCGCCCAGTCGCGACGTCGGCGTCGTGTTCCAGGAGGACTCGACCCTGCCCTGGAAGACGGTCGCCGGCAACGTGGCCTTCGCGCTGAAGGCGGCGGGCTGGCCGAAGGCGCAGCGGGCGGCGCGGATCGCCGAGATGGTCCGCCTCGTCGGCCTCCAGGGCTTCGAGGACGCCTACCCGGCGACCCTGTCGGGCGGCATGCGCCAGCGGGTCGCCATCGCCAGGACCCTGGCCCTCGCCCCGTCGGTGCTGCTCATGGACGAGCCGTTCGGGGCCCTCGACCCCCAGACCCGGCTCATGGTCGGCACCGAGGTGCGCCGGCTGTGGCAGGCGACCGGCACCACCGTGCTGTTCGTCACCCACGACATCAACGAGGCGCTGCTCCTCTCCGAGCAGGTGTGGGTGATGGCCTTCCGACCCGGCCGGGTGATCGACGTGATCGACGTCGACCTCGACGACCGGCGCGACGCCGCCATCGCCTCCACCCCCGCCTTCGCCGCCCTCGCCGCCCGGGTGTGGGAGCGCCTGCGGGCCGAGTCCGTCCGCGGCTTCCTCGCCTCGACGGCCGGCCCGGCATGA
- a CDS encoding BTAD domain-containing putative transcriptional regulator — MRVGLLGELEVRDDDGRDVVVTGAKLRALLAVLALHAGRVVPTDQLVEALWGEHPPGAVRNGLQGLASRLRRTLGSADAVAMRSGGYALELPADAVDVHRYEALVAAGRAAAADGDPGRAVALLAEADSLWRGEPLADFAYEDFAAAAVTRLSELRLAAVEERLDLELRCGRHHGAVVQLEALVAAHPLRERLRWLLMLALYRGGRQADALAAFQEGRRILADDLGLEPGHELRALEAAILAQDRSLDAPPAGPGPSAAPAARPGRRPPIPEALTPLIGRDAERRALVALVADHRFVTLVGPGGVGKTRLALEVARAAAGDLGVEGCVVELAPVGDPGGVRAAVAAALELPDPRRLAELIGDRELLVVLDNCEHVIDTAAEVAEELLRRCPSLRVLATSREGLRVGGETIWPVPPLAADDAVRLFVTRARAAGAPLEPTPEQAAVIAGVCARLDGLPLAIELAAARARAFPIARIAARLDDRFRLLTGGSRTALPRQQTLRAVVDWSYDLLFDDERRVFERLSVFPGGCDLATAEAVCADGDIAEADVADHVHALVDKSLVLAVPAGDGLRFTQLQTLAEYGRERLTERGDAARVRDAMARHFARLCAESAAAFTGDRQRAWLTAMDEEHDNLRAALDWAVAGDDAETALTIAGGASWPHWLAGRVIDGKRWLDDAFACGGPADERTVALALTGRGLLDFLAGAPEHTDADLEAALEVFGRHGDVESMALAHSFYAEQAAVRGDLAEARRRRLVVLDFYGRSPEEPFAIAARSYSRAKLAILDGDLAEAERHYRAAADGFSRLDRPVMRSMTLDVVADFDERAGDHAAAARALEEAIATNESCGLRGFTGSLLARLGWVRLHVGDVAGAGEAYGRALDGARRIGNAPVVFLALTGMAVLHRRHGRDEAARAAAEEALEVHRAGDPRRFRNRIDPRNEGRAAAAACCTVLAAVAAEGDEPARAATLLGRAARLRADAGAEVPPFQRADLDRARAAAVAALGRTAFDAAFDRGRLADEVPAAS; from the coding sequence GTGCGCGTCGGGTTGCTGGGTGAGCTCGAGGTGCGCGACGACGACGGTCGGGACGTCGTCGTGACGGGGGCCAAGCTGCGCGCCCTCCTCGCCGTGCTCGCCCTGCACGCCGGCCGGGTGGTCCCGACCGACCAGCTCGTCGAGGCCCTCTGGGGCGAGCACCCGCCGGGCGCGGTGCGCAACGGGCTCCAGGGGCTGGCCTCCCGGCTGCGGCGCACCCTGGGCTCGGCCGACGCCGTCGCCATGCGGAGCGGGGGCTACGCGCTGGAGCTGCCGGCCGACGCCGTCGACGTGCACCGGTACGAGGCGCTCGTCGCCGCCGGCCGGGCGGCGGCCGCCGACGGCGACCCGGGCCGGGCCGTCGCCCTCCTGGCCGAGGCGGACTCCCTGTGGCGGGGCGAGCCCCTGGCCGACTTCGCCTACGAGGACTTCGCGGCCGCGGCCGTCACGAGGTTGTCCGAGCTGCGCCTCGCCGCCGTCGAGGAGCGGCTCGACCTCGAGCTCCGGTGCGGCCGGCACCACGGCGCCGTCGTCCAGCTGGAGGCGCTCGTCGCCGCCCATCCGCTCCGCGAGCGCCTCCGCTGGCTGCTGATGCTGGCCCTGTACCGCGGCGGCCGGCAGGCGGACGCCCTGGCGGCGTTCCAGGAGGGCCGCCGGATCCTCGCCGACGACCTGGGCCTGGAGCCGGGCCACGAGCTGCGGGCGCTCGAGGCGGCGATCCTCGCCCAGGACCGGTCGCTCGACGCCCCGCCGGCCGGCCCCGGCCCGAGCGCCGCTCCGGCGGCGCGGCCCGGTCGCCGCCCGCCCATCCCCGAGGCGCTCACGCCGCTGATCGGCCGCGACGCCGAGCGGCGGGCCCTCGTCGCGCTGGTCGCCGACCACCGCTTCGTCACCCTCGTCGGGCCGGGAGGGGTGGGCAAGACCCGGCTGGCGCTGGAGGTGGCCAGGGCCGCGGCCGGCGACCTGGGCGTCGAGGGCTGCGTGGTCGAGCTGGCGCCGGTGGGCGACCCCGGTGGCGTCCGGGCCGCCGTCGCCGCCGCGCTCGAGCTGCCCGACCCCCGGCGCCTGGCCGAGCTGATCGGCGACCGGGAGCTGCTCGTCGTGCTGGACAACTGCGAGCACGTGATCGACACGGCGGCCGAGGTGGCCGAGGAGCTGTTGCGGCGCTGCCCGAGCCTGCGCGTCCTCGCCACCAGCCGCGAGGGGCTGCGCGTCGGCGGCGAGACGATCTGGCCGGTGCCGCCGCTCGCCGCCGACGACGCCGTGCGCCTCTTCGTCACCCGAGCCAGGGCGGCGGGGGCGCCGCTCGAGCCGACGCCGGAGCAGGCCGCCGTCATCGCCGGCGTCTGCGCCCGCCTCGACGGCCTGCCGCTCGCCATCGAGCTGGCCGCCGCCCGGGCCAGGGCGTTCCCGATCGCCCGGATCGCCGCCCGCCTGGACGACCGGTTCCGGCTGCTGACGGGCGGGTCCCGCACCGCCCTCCCCCGCCAGCAGACCCTCCGGGCCGTGGTCGACTGGAGCTACGACCTGCTCTTCGACGACGAGCGGCGGGTGTTCGAGCGGCTGTCGGTGTTCCCCGGCGGCTGCGACCTGGCCACGGCCGAGGCGGTCTGCGCCGACGGGGACATCGCCGAGGCCGACGTCGCCGACCACGTCCACGCCCTTGTCGACAAGTCGCTGGTCCTCGCCGTGCCGGCCGGCGACGGGCTGCGGTTCACCCAGCTCCAGACCCTCGCCGAGTACGGCAGGGAGCGGCTCACCGAACGGGGCGACGCCGCCCGCGTCCGCGACGCCATGGCCCGGCACTTCGCCCGCCTGTGCGCGGAGAGCGCCGCCGCCTTCACGGGCGACCGGCAGCGGGCCTGGCTGACGGCGATGGACGAGGAGCACGACAACCTCAGGGCGGCGCTCGACTGGGCCGTCGCCGGGGACGACGCCGAGACGGCGCTGACCATCGCCGGCGGCGCCAGCTGGCCCCACTGGCTGGCCGGCCGGGTGATCGACGGCAAGCGCTGGCTCGACGACGCCTTCGCCTGCGGCGGCCCGGCCGACGAGCGGACGGTGGCGCTCGCGCTCACCGGCCGCGGGCTGCTCGACTTCCTGGCCGGCGCACCGGAGCACACCGACGCGGACCTGGAGGCGGCGCTCGAGGTCTTCGGCCGCCACGGGGACGTCGAGTCGATGGCGCTGGCCCACTCCTTCTACGCCGAGCAGGCCGCCGTGCGGGGCGACCTCGCCGAGGCCCGCCGCCGTCGGCTGGTCGTGCTCGACTTCTACGGGCGCTCGCCGGAGGAGCCGTTCGCGATCGCGGCCCGCTCGTACTCGCGGGCGAAGCTGGCCATCCTCGACGGCGACCTCGCCGAGGCCGAGCGCCACTACCGGGCCGCGGCCGACGGGTTCTCCCGGCTCGACCGACCGGTGATGCGGTCGATGACCCTCGACGTGGTGGCCGACTTCGACGAGCGGGCCGGCGACCACGCGGCCGCCGCCAGGGCGTTGGAGGAGGCGATCGCCACCAACGAGTCGTGCGGCCTCCGGGGGTTCACCGGCTCGCTGCTCGCCCGCCTCGGATGGGTGCGCCTGCACGTGGGCGACGTCGCCGGGGCCGGGGAGGCCTACGGGCGGGCGCTCGACGGCGCCCGGCGGATCGGGAACGCGCCGGTCGTGTTCCTCGCCCTCACCGGGATGGCCGTCCTGCACCGGCGCCACGGCCGCGACGAGGCGGCCCGCGCCGCGGCCGAGGAGGCGCTCGAGGTCCACCGCGCCGGGGACCCCCGCCGGTTCCGCAACCGCATCGACCCCCGCAACGAGGGCCGCGCCGCGGCGGCCGCGTGCTGCACCGTGCTCGCCGCCGTCGCCGCCGAGGGCGACGAGCCGGCCCGGGCGGCGACCCTGCTCGGGCGGGCGGCCCGCCTCCGCGCCGACGCCGGCGCCGAGGTGCCCCCGTTCCAGCGGGCGGATCTCGACCGGGCCAGGGCGGCGGCGGTGGCGGCGCTCGGACGCACGGCGTTCGACGCCGCCTTCGACCGCGGCCGGCTGGCCGACGAGGTGCCGGCCGCCTCCTGA
- a CDS encoding MMPL family transporter, which yields MSALLYRLGRSSARHPLRVLGLWLVAAVAIVALQGAAGGEFDDSFRVPGVESQHAADVLNDRFPSRGGQSARLVLHADEGRLDDPGPAATVALARRQLAGGRAVAGVTDPFAPEAAAVSADGRTAYVDVAYAVDKLTAAQLDDATAVAERAGAGGVQVELTGALAQLAQDDPSSELIGVGVAVVVLLVAFGSVVAMGLPIVTALLGIFVGAAGVGVLSAVMDVPEFSLILCMMIGLGVGIDYALFIVTRHRQHLHDGMSVADAAGTANATAGQAVLFAGTTVVVAILGLFLAGLPAISSMGVSVALVVSVAMAAAVTLLPGLLGLAGTRIDRLSIHRRRRVAKPAGETFSGRWAHHVGSHPVRYAILSLAALCAIAVPALGMRIGTPDDGNAARHTTQRTAYDQLAEGFGAGFNGPIQVVVEVTGPADLAAVDRVHDALRADPGVAAVTAPVLNPAGDTAVLTANPTTAPQDERTDDLVHHLRSDVLPAAVDGTGATVSLTGQAMVTDLTDRITSRLPVFIAAIVAMSFVLLMIVFRSVLVPLKAAVMNLLSIAAAYGVLVAVFQWGWGNELIGLESTMPINPFLPLMMFAILFGLSMDYEVFLLTRIREEYVASGDNHGSVVRGLSSTARVISSAALIMISVFGAFVLSDDPNGKLFGVGLSVAVLLDATLVRMVLVPATMSLVGRANWWLPRWLDRILPHLDLEGGPQDAPGTDREPERELVAA from the coding sequence GTGAGCGCACTTCTCTACCGCCTCGGCCGCAGCAGCGCCCGGCACCCCTTGCGGGTCCTGGGCCTCTGGCTGGTGGCCGCCGTCGCCATCGTGGCGCTGCAGGGCGCCGCCGGCGGCGAGTTCGACGACAGCTTCCGCGTGCCCGGCGTCGAGTCGCAGCACGCGGCCGACGTCCTGAACGACCGGTTCCCGAGCCGGGGCGGCCAGTCCGCCCGCCTCGTCCTCCACGCCGACGAGGGTCGCCTCGACGACCCCGGCCCCGCCGCCACCGTCGCCCTGGCCCGCCGGCAGCTGGCCGGCGGCCGGGCCGTCGCCGGCGTCACCGACCCGTTCGCGCCGGAGGCCGCCGCCGTGAGCGCCGACGGCCGCACGGCGTACGTGGACGTCGCCTACGCGGTGGACAAGCTGACCGCCGCCCAGCTCGACGACGCCACGGCGGTGGCCGAGCGGGCCGGCGCCGGCGGCGTGCAGGTCGAGCTGACCGGCGCCCTCGCCCAGCTCGCCCAGGACGACCCCAGCAGCGAGCTGATCGGCGTCGGCGTGGCCGTCGTCGTCCTCCTCGTGGCCTTCGGCTCGGTCGTCGCCATGGGGCTCCCGATCGTCACCGCCCTGCTCGGCATCTTCGTCGGCGCCGCCGGCGTCGGGGTGCTGTCCGCCGTCATGGACGTCCCCGAGTTCTCCCTGATCCTGTGCATGATGATCGGCCTCGGCGTCGGCATCGACTACGCGCTGTTCATCGTCACCCGGCACCGCCAGCACCTGCACGACGGCATGAGCGTGGCCGACGCGGCGGGCACGGCCAACGCCACCGCCGGGCAGGCCGTGCTGTTCGCCGGCACCACCGTGGTCGTCGCCATCCTCGGCCTGTTCCTCGCCGGCCTCCCGGCCATCAGCTCCATGGGCGTGTCGGTGGCGCTGGTCGTCTCCGTGGCCATGGCGGCCGCCGTCACCCTGCTCCCCGGCCTGCTCGGCCTGGCCGGCACGAGGATCGACCGGCTGTCGATCCACCGCCGGCGCCGGGTCGCCAAGCCGGCGGGCGAGACGTTCTCCGGCCGCTGGGCCCACCACGTCGGGAGCCACCCCGTCCGCTACGCGATCCTGAGCCTCGCCGCCCTGTGCGCCATCGCCGTCCCGGCCCTCGGCATGCGGATCGGCACGCCCGACGACGGCAACGCCGCCCGGCACACCACCCAGCGCACGGCCTACGACCAGCTGGCCGAGGGCTTCGGCGCCGGGTTCAACGGGCCCATCCAGGTCGTGGTCGAGGTCACCGGGCCGGCCGACCTGGCCGCCGTCGACCGGGTCCACGACGCCCTCCGGGCCGACCCCGGGGTCGCCGCGGTGACGGCGCCGGTGCTCAACCCGGCCGGCGACACCGCCGTCCTCACGGCCAACCCGACCACGGCGCCGCAGGACGAGCGCACCGACGACCTCGTCCACCACCTCCGGTCCGACGTGCTGCCCGCCGCGGTCGACGGCACCGGGGCGACCGTCTCGCTGACCGGCCAGGCCATGGTCACCGACCTCACCGACCGCATCACGAGCCGGCTCCCCGTGTTCATCGCCGCCATCGTGGCGATGTCGTTCGTCCTGCTGATGATCGTGTTCCGCTCGGTGCTCGTGCCCCTGAAGGCCGCCGTGATGAACCTGCTGTCGATCGCCGCGGCCTACGGCGTGCTCGTCGCCGTGTTCCAGTGGGGGTGGGGCAACGAGCTGATCGGGCTCGAGAGCACCATGCCGATCAACCCGTTCCTGCCGCTCATGATGTTCGCCATCCTCTTCGGGCTGTCGATGGACTACGAGGTGTTCCTCCTCACCCGCATCCGTGAGGAGTACGTGGCGTCGGGCGACAACCACGGGTCCGTGGTGCGAGGCCTCTCGTCCACCGCCCGGGTCATCTCGTCGGCGGCGCTGATCATGATCAGCGTGTTCGGCGCCTTCGTCCTGAGCGACGACCCCAACGGCAAGCTGTTCGGGGTCGGCCTCTCCGTCGCCGTGCTCCTCGACGCCACGCTCGTCCGCATGGTCCTCGTCCCGGCGACGATGAGCCTCGTGGGCCGGGCCAACTGGTGGCTCCCCCGCTGGCTCGACCGGATCCTCCCCCACCTCGACCTCGAGGGCGGGCCGCAGGACGCGCCGGGGACCGACCGCGAGCCGGAGCGCGAGCTCGTCGCCGCCTGA
- a CDS encoding metallophosphoesterase: MRERARRRWRARAVLFGLAGAALGLWVGARQPVEIGPFDATLWLRPSIEGDTLVRLGPLGTIRVDTHDAPVAVEARIDELRVAEAERIASNPSVLGTIEEELAGDARDAVRSLALRSALAALVGGIVGGAVAAFHWRAVATGLVVAGLAAGGVGGATAATWRPEALAEPEYTGLLGVAPRAVGDAQVLIDRFGEYRAQLAELVDNLATVYQAAQGLPTFRPGDEAIRVLHVSDIHLNPQAFDLAERLIDSFAVDVVVDTGDLTDWGTPPENRFIDRIGALDIPYVYVRGNHDSAVTQAAVASQPNAVVLDGGSEVVAGVRFWGIGDPRYTPDKSAPDGPEAEAAAAAAFADEVEAAVAAEPEPPDVVLVHDARVATGLGSLVPLVLSGHTHAARQSSIGEAVLLVQGSTGGAGLRGLQGDEPEPLTASVLYLDPDTLDVLAYDAVTVAGLGGSGARIERHVLAEPATATDGPSSRP, from the coding sequence GTGAGGGAACGGGCCCGTCGCCGGTGGAGGGCGCGGGCCGTCCTGTTCGGCCTGGCCGGGGCGGCGCTCGGCCTGTGGGTCGGGGCCCGCCAGCCGGTCGAGATCGGTCCGTTCGACGCGACGCTCTGGCTGCGGCCGTCGATCGAGGGCGACACCCTCGTCCGGCTCGGCCCCCTCGGGACCATCCGGGTCGACACCCACGACGCGCCGGTCGCCGTCGAGGCGAGGATCGACGAGCTCCGGGTGGCCGAGGCCGAGCGCATCGCCTCGAACCCGTCGGTGCTCGGCACCATCGAGGAGGAGCTGGCCGGCGACGCCCGCGACGCCGTCCGGTCGCTGGCGCTGCGCTCGGCCCTGGCCGCCCTGGTCGGCGGCATCGTGGGCGGCGCCGTCGCCGCCTTCCACTGGCGGGCCGTGGCCACCGGCCTGGTCGTGGCCGGGCTGGCCGCCGGCGGGGTCGGCGGCGCCACCGCGGCGACGTGGCGACCGGAGGCGCTGGCCGAGCCCGAGTACACCGGCCTGCTCGGCGTGGCCCCGAGGGCGGTCGGCGACGCCCAGGTGCTGATCGACCGGTTCGGCGAGTACCGGGCCCAGCTGGCCGAGCTGGTCGACAACCTCGCCACCGTCTACCAGGCCGCCCAGGGGCTGCCGACGTTCCGGCCGGGCGACGAGGCCATCCGCGTCCTCCACGTCAGCGACATCCACCTCAACCCGCAGGCCTTCGACCTGGCCGAGCGCCTGATCGACTCCTTCGCCGTCGACGTGGTCGTCGACACCGGCGACCTCACCGACTGGGGCACGCCGCCGGAGAACCGGTTCATCGACCGCATCGGCGCCCTCGACATCCCCTACGTCTACGTGCGGGGCAACCACGACTCGGCCGTGACCCAGGCGGCGGTGGCGTCCCAGCCCAACGCCGTCGTCCTCGACGGCGGGAGCGAGGTCGTCGCCGGCGTGCGGTTCTGGGGGATCGGCGACCCCCGGTACACGCCCGACAAGTCGGCGCCGGACGGCCCCGAGGCCGAGGCGGCGGCCGCCGCCGCCTTCGCCGACGAGGTCGAGGCCGCCGTCGCCGCCGAGCCCGAGCCGCCCGACGTCGTCCTCGTGCACGACGCCAGGGTGGCCACCGGGCTCGGCTCGCTCGTGCCCCTCGTCCTCAGCGGGCACACCCACGCGGCCCGCCAGTCGAGCATCGGCGAGGCCGTCCTCCTCGTGCAGGGGTCGACGGGCGGCGCCGGCCTGCGCGGCCTCCAGGGCGACGAGCCCGAGCCGCTGACGGCTTCGGTGCTCTACCTCGACCCCGACACCCTCGACGTCCTCGCCTACGACGCGGTGACGGTCGCCGGCCTCGGCGGGAGCGGCGCCCGCATCGAGCGCCACGTCCTCGCCGAACCGGCGACCGCCACCGACGGGCCGTCGTCCCGCCCCTGA
- a CDS encoding ABC transporter permease subunit gives MTAGAGAGGGAGAGAGAGTGAAAGGGAGAAVDPADGPARPQATDATESEARPGPPPAADAVALTPTTRRGRRPGWAVEAGGLLACLVLATLAWDAYARSTGNVPDAGAVFERARLVVQEGDLGADLLPTARAVVVALLGGAVVGCAVGAALWRWPRLGLAAEPFLVAGMSVPLVLFYPALFVVLGINERPIMILAGVMASIPCALSTWVGLGSVPAVQLKLADTLGLSRAARLVRVAAPSAAPHIVAGLRLAAVYVVVGVIAMEFVAAPSGLGFRIRYLYEIFDDTGMYAYIAIVFVLAVAMAGVLAALELLVAAHRARPRGVAEPPPDAPRPGARGLAAIAAVLVAAWWVVGAVNLVVPTPPATAAALVRLFGDAEFRTNLTATAGKVVVAALLGTALGAAAGFALGRVTLLRRLLQAYLDALNAVPKLVLYPALVGILGFGPDAQVAMGALFAFFPVMINVSVGAQAVPPVLDDLARTLELGRARRLATVVVPAIRRPLVVGCRLGTSLAVIGVVVSEIVATRSGLGRVVMRTYGQGQYEEMMAVILVMVALASLLALGLRALERRIH, from the coding sequence ATGACCGCCGGGGCCGGGGCCGGGGGCGGCGCCGGGGCCGGGGCCGGCGCCGGCACGGGCGCGGCGGCCGGCGGAGGGGCCGGCGCCGCGGTCGACCCCGCCGACGGCCCGGCCCGCCCCCAGGCCACCGACGCGACCGAAAGCGAGGCCCGTCCCGGCCCGCCGCCGGCCGCGGACGCCGTCGCCCTCACGCCGACCACCCGCCGGGGGCGGCGGCCGGGGTGGGCGGTCGAGGCCGGCGGCCTCCTCGCCTGCCTCGTCCTCGCCACCCTGGCGTGGGACGCGTACGCCCGGTCCACCGGCAACGTGCCCGACGCCGGCGCCGTCTTCGAGCGGGCCCGCCTCGTGGTGCAGGAGGGCGACCTCGGCGCCGACCTCCTGCCCACCGCCCGAGCCGTCGTCGTCGCCCTGCTCGGCGGGGCCGTCGTGGGGTGCGCGGTCGGCGCCGCGCTCTGGCGCTGGCCCCGGCTGGGCCTCGCCGCCGAGCCGTTCCTCGTGGCCGGGATGTCGGTGCCGCTCGTGCTGTTCTATCCGGCCCTGTTCGTCGTCCTCGGCATCAACGAGCGGCCGATCATGATCCTGGCCGGCGTGATGGCGTCGATCCCGTGCGCGCTCAGCACCTGGGTCGGCCTCGGCTCGGTGCCCGCCGTGCAGCTGAAGCTGGCCGACACCCTGGGGCTGTCCCGGGCCGCCCGCCTGGTCCGCGTGGCCGCCCCGTCGGCCGCGCCCCACATCGTCGCCGGGCTGCGCCTCGCCGCGGTGTACGTCGTCGTCGGCGTCATCGCCATGGAGTTCGTCGCCGCGCCGTCGGGCCTCGGCTTCCGCATCCGCTACCTGTACGAGATCTTCGACGACACCGGCATGTACGCCTACATCGCCATCGTGTTCGTGCTGGCCGTCGCCATGGCCGGCGTGCTGGCGGCGCTCGAGCTGCTCGTCGCCGCCCATCGGGCCCGGCCGAGGGGGGTGGCCGAGCCGCCGCCCGACGCGCCCCGCCCCGGCGCCCGCGGCCTGGCCGCCATCGCCGCCGTGCTGGTCGCCGCGTGGTGGGTGGTCGGCGCCGTCAACCTCGTCGTCCCCACCCCGCCGGCCACCGCGGCCGCCCTCGTCCGGCTGTTCGGCGACGCCGAGTTCCGCACCAACCTGACCGCCACGGCCGGCAAGGTCGTCGTCGCCGCGCTGCTGGGCACCGCCCTCGGCGCCGCCGCCGGGTTCGCCCTCGGCCGGGTGACCCTCCTCCGCCGGCTGCTCCAGGCCTACCTCGACGCGCTCAACGCCGTGCCGAAGCTCGTCCTCTACCCCGCCCTCGTCGGCATCCTCGGCTTCGGCCCGGACGCCCAGGTGGCGATGGGCGCCCTGTTCGCCTTCTTCCCGGTGATGATCAACGTGTCGGTCGGCGCCCAGGCCGTGCCGCCCGTGCTCGACGACCTGGCCAGGACCCTGGAGCTCGGGCGGGCCCGGCGCCTCGCCACCGTCGTCGTCCCCGCCATCCGCCGCCCGCTGGTGGTCGGCTGCCGGCTGGGGACCAGCCTGGCCGTGATCGGGGTGGTGGTGTCGGAGATCGTCGCCACCCGCTCGGGCCTCGGCCGCGTCGTCATGCGCACCTACGGCCAGGGCCAGTACGAGGAGATGATGGCCGTGATCCTGGTGATGGTCGCCCTCGCCTCGCTCCTCGCCCTCGGCCTGCGGGCCCTCGAGCGCCGGATCCACTAG